In Pleurodeles waltl isolate 20211129_DDA chromosome 5, aPleWal1.hap1.20221129, whole genome shotgun sequence, one genomic interval encodes:
- the LOC138296668 gene encoding LOW QUALITY PROTEIN: zinc transporter ZIP6-like (The sequence of the model RefSeq protein was modified relative to this genomic sequence to represent the inferred CDS: inserted 2 bases in 1 codon): MNRVFFKFMLSFLEALAVGTLSGDAFLHLLPHSHARLHHTEPFHANAHSHSHAFGESPAHLDATWKGLTALPGLYFMFLVEHLITLVKQYKDKKQKHQKKNENKEEVEVKKQLANCESHPSNNEAKVDTEAATSEGFPAAEMPDALRLHSRQPIALDEEEEEFMIAHSHVEENYNEYVSRGCGNKCNSHFHDTLGQSDDHLHHHHDYHHILHHHHHQNHHRHSHSQRYSREELKDAGITTLAWMVIMGDGLHNFSDGLAIGAAFTEGVSSGLSTSVAVFCHELPHELGDFAILLTAGMXVKQALLYNGLSAMLAYLGMITGILIGHYAENVSMWIFALTAGLFLYVALVDMVPEMLHNDASDHGCSRWGYFLLQNAGILLGFGIMLVISVFEHKIVFSINL; the protein is encoded by the exons ATGAACCGTGTATTTTTCAAGTTTATGCTGAGCTTCTTAGAGGCACTAGCTGTGGGAACACTAAGTGGGGATGCATTTTTGCATTTACTTCCTCACTCCCATGCAAGACTTCATCATACAGAGCCGTTCCATGCAAACGCCCATTCACATAGCCATGCTTTTGGCGAATCCCCTGCTCATTTAGATGCAACATGGAAGGGTCTGACAGCACTTCCAGgcctatatttcatgtttcttgtTGAGCATTTGATCACATTGGTCAAGCAGTATAAAGATAAGAAGCAAAAGcatcagaaaaaaaatgaaaacaaggaaGAAGTGGAAGTTAAAAAGCAACTGGCAAACTGCGAGTCTCATCCCTCAAATAATGAAGCAAAAGTGGACACAGAAGCTGCTACATCTGAAGGATTTCCAGCAGCTGAGATGCCAGATGCATTAAGACTCCATTCGCGGCAACCCATTGCactggatgaagaggaggaagaattcATGATTGCCCACTCTCATGTAGAGGAGAACTACAATGAATATGTATCAAGAGGTTGCGGAAACAAATGCAATTCACACTTTCATGACACATTAGGCCAGTCTGATGATCACCTTCATCATCATCATGACTATCATCATATTctgcaccatcatcatcatcagaaccaCCATCGTCATAGTCATAGCCAACGCTACTCTAGAGAAGAATTGAAAGATGCTGGTATCACTACTTTGGCTTGGATGGTGATAATGGGTGATGGATTGCACAACTTCAGTGATGGGCTAGCAATAGGAGCTGCATTTACTGAAGGTGTTTCAAGTGGTTTAAGTACTTCTGTTGCTGTGTTTTGCCATGAACTACCCCACGAGTTAGGTGATTTTGCTATACTCCTGACTGCTGGAAT AGTCAAGCAAGCTCTTCTTTATAATGGGCTCTCTGCCATGCTTGCATATCTTGGAATGATAACTGGCATTCTTATTGGCCACTATGCTGAAAATGTTTCAATGTGGATATTTGCACTTACTGCTGGGTTGTTTCTGTACGTGGCACTTGTTGATATGGTACCGGAAATGTTGCACAATGACGCCAGCGATCACGGCTGTAGCCGATGGGgatattttttattacaaaatgcTGGGATTCTTTTGGGATTTGGAATAATGTTAGTTATTTCAGTGTTTGAACATAAGATTGTGTTTAGTATTAATTTATAA